Proteins encoded in a region of the Zea mays cultivar B73 chromosome 4, Zm-B73-REFERENCE-NAM-5.0, whole genome shotgun sequence genome:
- the OBAP1A gene encoding oil body-associated protein 1A yields MASSCQNVEIPGKPTETGTALLETATGTIQGFAPLSQIHQHLCAFHFYADDMGRQVEAHHFCAHLNEDVRQCLIFDGPGAGARLIGVEYIVSETVFLTLPDAEKPLWHTHEFEVKGGVLFMPGVPGVVERRDLEKVCKTYGKTIHFWQVDRGDALPLGLPQIMMVLTREGQLRQDLADCVEKKFGVSFQKERENRAYMSGPEHGIHPLANATGKGLRTEIREVDLPASTTAGAGRVFT; encoded by the exons ATGGCGTCGTCGTGCCAGAACGTGGAGATTCCCGGCAAGCCGACGGAGACGGGGACGGCGCTGCTGGAGACGGCGACGGGCACCATCCAGGGGTTCGCGCCGCTGAGCCAGATCCACCAGCACCTGTGCGCGTTCCACTTCTACGCGGACGACATGGGGCGGCAGGTGGAGGCGCACCACTTCTGCGCGCACCTGAACGAGGACGTGCGGCAGTGCCTCATCTTCGACGGGCCCGGCGCCGGCGCGCGCCTCATCGGCGTGGAGTACATCGTCTCCGAGACGGTGTTCCTGACGCTGCCCGACGCCGAGAAGCCGCTGTGGCACACGCACGAGTTCGAGGTGAAGGGCGGGGTGCTGTTCATGCCGGGGGTGCCCGGCGTGGTGGAGCGCCGGGACCTGGAGAAGGTGTGCAAGACCTACGGCAAGACCATCCACTTCTGGCAGGTGGACCGCGGCGACGCGCTCCCGCTCGGCCTCCCGCAGATCATGATGGTGCTCACCCGCGAGGGCCAGCTTCGGCAGGACCTCGCTGACT GTGTGGAGAAGAAGTTCGGTGTCTCCTTCCAGAAGGAGAGGGAGAACCGGGCGTACATGAGCGGACCGGAGCATGGTATCCACCCGCTAGCGAACGCTACCGGCAAGGGCCTGAGGACCGAGATCCGTGAGGTCGATTTGCCGGCGAGTACTACCGCCGGCGCCGGGAGGGTCTTCACTTGA
- the LOC100280826 gene encoding RING zinc finger protein-like: protein MGFPVGYSDSETLLPRVLLQALLLLGHLHRFLLWAFHAVGLGDLIDLGCNYPPPPPSASTAAAAQEGRDVAAPLRHWRPEFRPVPAVRIEEALPVVRFDELAAAARGDGYGDCDCDCAVCLDGIGGGDEVRRLGNCRHAFHRACLDRWMAHGQRTCPLCRAPLVPGAAAAGDPWAEAPWLDAADYDVLPYPSTPLLMVPTPTLLRPHELLLVAGLGGGFQ from the coding sequence ATGGGCTTCCCTGTGGGGTACTCGGACTCGGAGACGCTGCTCCCGCGCGTGCTGCTGCAGGCGCTCCTCCTCCTGGGCCACCTCCACCGCTTCCTCCTCTGGGCCTTCCACGCCGTGGGGCTCGGCGACCTGATCGACCTCGGCTGCAActacccgccgccgccgccctccgcgtccacggcggcggcggcgcaggagGGCCGCGACGTGGCGGCCCCGCTGCGGCACTGGCGGCCGGAGTTCAGGCCCGTCCCGGCGGTGCGCATCGAGGAGGCGCTCCCCGTGGTGCGGTTCGACGAGCTTGCCGCCGCGGCGCGCGGCGACGGCTACGGCGACTGTGACTGTGACTGCGCGGTGTGCCTCGACGGCATCGGCGGCGGCGACGAGGTGCGGCGGCTCGGCAACTGCCGCCACGCCTTCCACCGCGCCTGCCTCGACCGCTGGATGGCGCACGGCCAGCGCACCTGCCCGCTCTGTCGCGCGCCGCTCGTCCCCGGCGCCGCGGCCGCCGGGGATCCCTGGGCCGAAGCGCCGTGGCTCGACGCGGCCGACTACGACGTGCTGCCCTACCCGTCCACGCCTCTGCTGATGGTGCCCACCCCGACGCTGCTGCGGCCTCACGAGCTGCTGCTGGTCGCCGGCCTGGGCGGCGGCTTCCAGTGA